atgttctcccagtgttcacatgggtttcctccaggtgctctggttttctcccagtcAAAAAGCATTGTGGTACGTTCCTTCGCTTCTCGGAACAAATTGacccttgtgtgagtgtgtgtgtgtttgccctgtgatggactggtgtcccgtccagggtgtaccctgtctgCACCTGTTGTTTGCcaagataggctccagctcccctgagaCCCTGAACGGgaagaaatgtttagaaaatagatggatggatgctTAATAGCGGATGGAAATAATTGAagcagaaacaaatgaaaaatgtgaatattttcattaacagaacagaaaagccTGCTCAAAATATTAAGAGGAATGACAATGTTCGATTAGTAATTGGAGatattaaaaactgaaacagtTGTATGAATTAAAGTAGTCTCTTTCCTCTTTGCCGTATATTTCATAATTAAACATGTCATTTTTAACTTCATTTAAGGATACTGTCTTCCAGAGAAAGGTATTtgaatgcttatttctgctaaGTACTGATTTTTCAGATAAATGTTTCAAAGCAGTCAATGGACTCAAATTAGATATTTAGGATTTCTGAAAgtggactgttttttttcctggcctATGACAACAGAAAGGACAATAACAGAACATACCACTGATTGGATTTGTGCATCCAGCACACTTCTTGGCATACAGATTACAGAAGCAGTTCAGGCAGTAAGCAAAGTCATCCCGAGATGTGAAACGTTGTCCAGACAGCTGCTTCTTGCATCCAGTGCACAAGAAGCAATCTTTGTGCCAGGGCTGCTCATGGTAAGTCACTCCTCCGGAGGTGATGGGCTGTCAGGGAAAAGTGCAGTCAGATCTTGAATTTTAATGTAAGTACTTGGAGAAAGAGAAGGAGAGCAAGCCTACTGTTTTAAATCATACTTCTGCATAATTGTTTGCAAACAACAGAACAATCTACAGCACCTGCAGTCCAAAATACTATTATTTTAGAGTGTGCTATTgtcattaaaattttaagtTTAAACCCTTTATTGTGTGTGTTACGTCTCAGGGATGCAGCTGTAAATTGCTTTGTTTGAATACAATTTTATGGGTCAGATCTTATCACAGATCAATTTCTCACAGagcattttttaattgatgCCTGGGGACAGTCTCCTGGGTCCGGCACTGTTCACATCCAGCTGCAAAGCAGTACTGGTGTTGCTGCTTTCTTTAGAAACTCAATATTTACCTCATCCTTTCACCCTTCATTTTTCAGATGACATCCAGGCTGTTCTAAAGGAAATGAAGTGTGAAAATACTAAACTGGCAGTGCCAAAAGGGCTGCTACAGAACTAAATGAGTTTGTTAATGCTACTAAATGGCTTGGCACATGGGCTACAGAGGTTACTGTTTGAGTCTGCTGTTTTATTTCTCGTGAAGGATGAGACAAACAGTGTAATAACATTCTATTGTATTAAATCATGTGATGACATGAAGTAATAAAAGGCATAATGAAAGCTTTGACTTAGAGCTGTACACTGCAATACAATCCTATTCtcctataaatacatttattcttcCTTAAGTGAGATTCATGAAAAATCCTAAAAatcactgttttatttattatattatattgtttaATTGTAATCTATTTACATGTTTCTTCATATTTCTCATAATGGCATGGATagaattttttacatttatgatAGTACATGGTGCTTATTTTGTATAGTTTAGTCAAGAagctaagatttatttttacattttaactggTAGTATAGAACAATTGGCAACCTCATTTTAAAGCTCATTTATATGGTATCAGTACAGTGTACACTAAAGTACAGAATAAAGATCTCAATTATAGTAACATCTAGCATATACTATTCATTAATATGTATAGATTTTTATTCTACATTTTAGTGAGCACATCGCTAAAATGAATTCATTACCCTATCAAACAATTCATAATCGcatcaaaaataaatgtttttgttattccaaaaaaaatgttacttctCGACTCAACATTGCACGTTTACATTTGGGTAGCAAATATGgggaaaacatttacattttgatttGAAAAGGCTCAGACATTATAAATAAAGTTGTGTGGTTTCTTCACATTCCGCTAATAGAACACTGTAGAACATACAGAATGTCAAGGAATGTTTAGTACACATGTCTTCTCTACCTTCttgcactgcacacactgcatgGCAAACTGCTTCTCATAACAGGGCACGCAGTAATTATGCGCATCCTTGGGAATGAAGCTTTTGGTTCCTATGGGCTGTTGGCAACGATGGCAGGTGAAGCATGTCTCATGCCAGCTATTGCCTTTGTGCTCCATCTTTCGAGTGCCTGTTGGACAGAGACACGTGGAAGTGcgacagtttttttaaacatgcagAGAATGTTTGTAGTGCCTTTAATTACTGTGGGTGCACCTTAATGAGAGGCTTATTCATTtggcttttatttcatttaacgGCAGAGGGAAGACAACTTAAAATCTACTAGATGTTTTCTCCTAACTATTGTTACGAAAATTGACACATCACCTTTGAAACCTGTTACATTTAACTTCATACCTCTAAGGTGATGTGGTCTGGAACTTTAAGTAACATCTTCATCGAGTTTCAGGACAGAAAACCTAAACAAAACTCCCAGGGTTCTGCATTCAAATTACTATGTATGAATATTTGGCTTCTTTTCCTTTATGTCAAATGTTTGTTTCCCTCACCCTCTTTCATGATGATCTTCTTTGACTTTGACCTATAACTAAAAGGCAGTCTCCATAAAAATATTGTATCAGTGTAATAATGTCTCAGAAATTGTCCAATCTGTTAGGCAAGCCACACTAATCGTCATTTCTCAGAGAGCCGTAATGGTGAGCAAATTTATAtccattaatatatttttgagTAAGTGAAAGCTCATAAGTCAGGACAGGACTCACCTGGCATGATGGTTTTCTTGCATTCATGGCATTTGGAGGAGTACTCATTGGAATAGCACTCAGTACACAGCAGGAGCTCATCCTTGGCAGAGAAGGGTTTGTCCACCAGGGAGCGCTTGCACTGAAAGCAATGGAAGCAGTCTTCATGCCAGTGACGGTCCTTGTAAGAGAGATCCTGAAACATTTGTGGGAGAAGCTTAGTGCACTCGTTAGGGATCACACTGAATGTGATCTACAGTACCAATTTACCCATCAATCTATCAAAACAGTTCCCAGTTAATATACCCTGTTGTTTCACATTTAACTCTTGGCattgtattattgttttattaaagtaGCTTTGTAAATTTGTGAATGGCTGTATTTGTCCTTAAATTTCATTAATCActtttgtgcatttttcttACAGTAGGATCTACAGCTTGCAATTTTCTTTTGCTCCTTTCCATGATTTCCAGATGACTCAAACTATTCTGTGTTTGTGCTGCACAGTACATAAGGATTAACAGTATTAAAGGCTATGGTAAAATCCTGAATGATGACATTAGAAATGCCCATGAAAATGGTGGTGCTATAATATTGGAGCTTTAACTCTGTGCATACAAACTGGTGCTGctcaatcagaaaaaaagcaacTTTAATGATTGTGTAACAGCTTATGAGTAAACCAACAAGAATGAATGTTTTTAGGCTCAGTGGTCTTGGAAAATCAGGAAACAATTTGGAcacactgaattaaaaaaaaatctcaggttCTGTAGCTGCACAGATTACATCTGGTTTGgtattaaaagtataatttTAGTCTATGAAAATATTTGAGAACATAAGcaaaggtcattaaaaattaaaatgtgtgacACAATGATGGAAAAGAGACAATTATATTAAATTTGCAAACAGAAATGCATTGTagtaacaacatactgtaggaatatAAAGTAATTCAATATCATGTTAACAAATACATTAGGAAGTAGAAAGACAGGATTCACTGATAATGTAATTACCAAAATAAcgtttttgtaataaaatactATATATCAATGGCAACAGAATTGCTATAATAATAAAAGTTGTTTATACCAATAAAAGTCTTTGTGTGTTTCAGTGACAACTAATAATGGTCATGTTAAAACCACAAATCATAGCATtggatatataaatataatttgaaatgaAGTATTATAGTTTttagttgtttgttttttgacaTGAAGTTTCACCATCTATTTCTTCCTCTGCTTTGTCATGCTTTTAGTAAGTAAAGTAAACAGATCTCTTTTGTAATAaagcaaataagaaaaatagCTCCTCTGTCACAAGATGTTGGGAGTTCTCACAGCAAGATTAAACTGTAATGAACGATCCTTTACAGAAGTAAAAAGATCACTGCAAAATATTCACAGAAAATACAATCATCTGGgatcaaaaaaatatattttctctaaacaaaaaagcaaatacaAGCTTACAATAAAGCACTACATGGATGCCGAAACCATTATTAATGCCATGTGttgaaattgtattttcaaTTTCCAAACATACTTTGGCTTATTAAGATTAGTTGCTGGAAGAGCACAATAAAAATAGTTACGGGATTCCTGAGCACTGAGCTAGCAGCCCTGAAGGATGGTTTGTTTACAAAATGGGAAATTTCCTCATTCCATTCATAAGATCCTTATACCAGACTCCTGTTTCTAGTATTTGTTTAGAGTCCCAGCTACTTTATATCACTAAAGACTACAAGAGGGTAGAAACAAACGTTGCATCCTTTATAATCCTTGTTCTGAACCAAAATCTTCAAGGACTCCAAAAACATTATGTAAGGCTCTTTTTAATTGTCTCCAGATGACTTCTGTACTTTGTCAGGGTTTAAAGCATTATTGCCATTGCCCTAAATATTACAAGAGCCCGTATAAGCCTAAGACTTCTCTGGATTATCAGATCCACAGTCAagtttaatattgttattatgtTGATTTTTACAACCACTCACTACATGGGAAACTTTCTAAGTCTCAAAAGGAATTTTGTGACCAGCTGATTCAAAAAAGGGGAGAAAAAGTTTGAGAAACTTTTAAAACCATGTAGTTTTCTTGGAAAAGCAGAATGGTTCAGTCAACCAGACACAActtttcatccattttctttctactttaGCCAATATAGGGCTGCAAggcagccagagcctatcccagcaagcatagAGTTCAAGACAAgatacaccctagatgggacaccagtccatcacagcgcacacacagacagagatgcACACGCACACTATCGGGGGGGCTATCTGCGTGTAGCTTGCATGTTCTAACAATGTTCGTgcaggttttctccaggtgctctgctttcctcccacagtcctaagacatactggttggttaattggctgCTAGAAAAAAtgcttgtgtgtgtgaatgtgtgcatgtttCTGTCTGTGGgtccaggttgtatcctgccttgtgtctgttgcttgctgagacaggctccagctctgcCGCAATCCTGTatatagaaaatagatggaaggATAAATTGATAGcaataagaaaatgaatttcttaTTTTAGATGTTAATAGGATCTAAAATATCGTTTCAGGAGAGAATTCATAATGTTTGATGTGGAATGGCAAAAATCAAACTGGTTTGTGTGTGGGAGTTTTgttcccttgtgctgcctggTTTACTAGAACATACAAAAGCTACAAAAAGAGCTACAAAAGACTGAGGAGGTTCATTTCAGTTCTGGAGTCAACATCCGCATTGTGTAATAGGGATTTCATTTGCTTTTGTTGCCTTCATGTTTGATTATCCtctctatatatatttttgtattgtaattttattttctttgaacaCTGTGAATAGCAAGTTCATTCCTGCTCCCTCCCCACTTCCTCTCTACTAGGGATGATTTCCCATATGGGTTCTATTAGTGCAAAAACAAGCATCACTACGTGAATGTAAGTGTAGGAATTTTtagatttgcatttttttgcGTTTCCTGGTTCTCACTTTAACTGTATCACCACTTTTCAAACGTATCTCTTATTTTTGCAGAATAATTCAAGAACAACTTTCAGAAACAAATCTTATTACTGAGGCATTTTAACTGAGAAGAGGACGTCTATTAATCTTTTTATACAGTTTATGTGCTACACAATTATGTACAAATCATAGTGCTAATGGACTTTGAAATCTGACTAAATCTTTTGCCTGTAGTCAAGAACAGTGTAGACTTGCTAATTGAATGGAAAAAACAGGGTTCCTCAGTACTAGCTTCAAGGAGAGGGCCTGCTGTTCAGTTCAAGGTCTCTGCCAAGGACAGAACAAAGATTTGATCAACCTGAGGTTTGCAGTGGCTCTGGAGATCACTGTACTTCAAGTCTCACTTAATTTCGAACCTAAGGGGTACCTCATCATCTTTATTGACCTAATTTACTTTACAATTATTCAGGTGTGGAACCTAAATAGAAAATTCCAGGACATTCTttcattattttactttatgaatcatttttaaatgtggcAGAATTTAGTAATGCACAGATATGGTGATTTTTAGATTGCAGGATTGGGTCCCACAACAGCAAAACATTCAAGAACAAAACCTTTTCCTAATCCGaaattattgtttttgaaaagaCCATGTTAATTCTTACTGTCCCATTCACCAGAGTTCACATTGTTTCCCTAAAAAGGACATCCCATATTTTAGActtagaaaacacagaaaacttgaaccaaaatgcaaataaaaattatttacatGTTTAAGATTAAACATATTAcagtgttaaaatgaaaatgtttctaaGTCAGTATTAAGTAGAACCGCCACAAATATGATAGGCTATTACATAGATGTCCTGTATGGCTGCAGCCAGCTAGTGAGAATTGGCTAGTTGCAGTTATGTTGACGACTTTGCCAAGTTGTTCCCACAAAAAAGAGTCAGATCAGAAGATAAAGCTGACCATGGCCAAACCATTGTTTTCTGGAAGTAGTGTCTTTCTAATCCCAGTACTTTGTCCTGCTGGAAAATTGACACTTCAGGATTCACTTTGAGGAACACAAAATGTTGGCTCAAGGACTTCCTCAGTGTAACACTGAGCAGTAAGGTGCCCTCACTTTGGCCAAAGACATTCTTGTGTAAAAGGACATTCTTCTCCAAATCATCACACAGTCAGCAATGTTCAGTTGGCTTGAACAATTAACATAATTATCACCGTGATTGTTCTAGACATCAGGTCTGTCGAGGGAAAGACAACACTcattaatgaataaaaaattTCACCACGCTCTAGCATTAGCTTCGATATTCTCTGGTCCACAGAAGATAGTTATTTAATTTTTCCACTATTCATGGTAACCCTGCAAGGCATCCAAGAATACAGATAATTTTTAAGCAAACAGAAAGCTACAGTCATTCTTCTGATGtactatctacagtatacaggatATTTTCTTGCTGGAAGTAATGCTAGAATCACTGTAGTCTGAAGATGATCACAGAGATAAAGGTTTTGATCCTGGGCCAGTGTGGTGACCTTTAGCTTTCCTGGATTTCTGGACTCGTCTGCTGATTGTTGCAGCTGGGTCCCTCATTGTCTGGACAAGCAGTGTTCAACCATTCCAATAGAATGATTGAGGTGAACTTCACTACTCCAGCAGGGCATATTTACTGATTTCACTGTGCTTGCTTTAAAATTATGCTTGTTTGACTTAGTCAGAATATTAATTAATCATTTCTTCAGTTTTATTACCAAACACTGATCACcttgtgtttttatgaaatGTCATGATTGTGGATCAGTATTTTGTTATCCTGGGGAACAGTATTATTTTAACAGTAAACAAAGATATATGCTCACTATTTAGACGATAAAtaatgttatgtactgtatgtgctttcactgtgcattaatgtagctttaaaactgaaaagccATATATTGTACTTTCCAGTTTTCCCTTGCAAGTTCATATTTTATCTTCTTGCAgtcattctttttcattttgaaactgAGCGGATTTTGCACATTTTGTCTGCCTCATGTTAATTAATTGCTAGTAATTTCATGCTACGACAGCCACAGCTAAGTTTTTTGAGCAACTACAGAGAAATATGTTGCACCTCCATGGCCTAGCTGCTCAGTGAAGTGTAATAAAAAATCATCTAACATAGATCTGATAGTCTGAGCTCCTGACAGGGCAGCTCCTGCTGTGCTCATTTACACAGTGAGTGATTTCAGTTTGAAGAGCATTCCTTCGCATACCAATGACTTCTATATGTTTTCTACAGAGCCACTGGATAGTCTTTTCACTTTTGTATTGCTCTATTTTTAATCTGATACAAATTTAGCACCCATGTATGCTATTAGTTATtaccatttatctttttataccCAATAACAATgagaaatatattaatattaatactagTAGTGGTACCAGCTGTAATAGTAGTCTTGATAGTGGTAGTAGTAATAGCAGTGTAGTAGTATGCTATAAGCAATGTTGTTACTGTTAGTTATCAGTTAATCACCTAAAGATATACATCTGTATATTTGTGTATAAAGACCAGAATGGACCCTTCCATAGATATATCACAGAAGGCAAATTGACTCCTTAAAGatgtttttctaaacattttctgtaatttatGTATGGAAAACTTAAACAGAACGCTATTCTTTCCTATCTATACTCTTCTGAGCAATCAATATCTGCCAGAGATAATAACTTCACTAGCTGATTCATGAATCTAATGTTTTGACTCAATTTTTACTCAGGAGCTGTGATTATTTTGTGTGATTTTAGTGACAGTACAGGTGAAAGTGAAAGAGACATCTAATAATGTGCGTATTACCATCAGACCTCATTCACAAGGACTGTAAGCACCATGAAATTCAGGTGTGAACATCAACCATGTGAGCTCGGTCTAAACCAAAACTCTACTGTAAGTCTAGAGATCAGGAAGTCAGCACAAAGTACTTCTACCACACCTTCCTGGAATGTGTCAAAGAATGAAAGTAATCCCAAAGGGTTTGCAAGCATCAGAGAGAGTGGGAATTGATTAGCATACAGGCAATTCCTAGGGCAATATTTGCACTTCAGGCAAATCAATTTCAAACATGCCTCCATGTTTCTAATGAATAAATTATGGTGTTTGGAGCAGAAAGTGACACAGGGGATAATTGATAGGAGGCAAACACAGCCCCCTGATGGGATGTGTGATGACTACTGGAGGGTGGCAATGTGACATACTTTGCTGTTGCACCCGATGGGTTTCTTGCATTCCTCACAGGCGTTGGAGTAGAGACTCTCATAGCACTTGACACAGTAAGGGTTCTCCTCCCGAAGGATGTACTTCTTCCCAAACAGGGACTCTTTGCAGTAGTGGCAGTCGAACCGCTCAGTCATCCTGACTCCAGGGAGCCGCCTCACACCTGACTGTGAAAGAAGAAGCCTAGAGCATTCTGTGGCTTCATTAGTATTGCAGGTAAACATAATTACTTTAGACATTCATTAACCTCGGGGCTCTTGGGAAATCTTCTGAGGAAGATAAGGACACTGTTCAAATTTCAATTAAACCGATTTTGCCGCGTGTGCATTCAGCGTTGTATATCGAAAATAACActgaggttaaaaaaaaaaaattcagatactACCTATCTCAATAAACATAATGCTCTACTACAGTGCAATTAATTTTTTGGTAAATTAAAGCTAATGCTAGCACTGCACattctatacagtataatttatatatgcaGAATatgtgtgcatacagtacatatacagtacatatattttcCATTAGTGAACACAATTGAACAGGAATATAGTAATATCAGCGACAATTGCGTCTGTACTACTTTCTTGATTATTAGCACCTTATGTATgcaggaggtacagtataagATCTTACAGGTTTGAAGTTCGTGTGGAAAAGTGGGATGTACTATGGTCTTATCATTAGTTTTACCCATAACTACAAATTAATACATGCATTACCATAGGACTTGTTGTTTCCTAATTCATTTACATTTGTGAATTAGCCCACATTCGTAAAACTGGAGCTACTGTATACCAACAAGATGAAGTATCAGTTCCTAAGCAGTCTTCCGTATGATTCAATAAAGTGTGTTGACagtaacaaaaaatacatttacattaagtCCAGAAGGAAAAGAATATTAAGTAGTCCCGAGTCAGAAACTTTCAGCAAGTAATTACATAAACAAAAAGTGTTTCAGTCCATTGTCTTTGTTTAAAGTCTGACTGGAAACATTCAAAAAATTGATTAGAATCTAATCTCATTAATACAGAATAAGGTTGTGCTGCAATCATTTccaaagtttttgttttgttactttACTGTAGGTAAAGTACTATAATGTAGTTTTAAATTCCCAATTGAATTTGGGATTGAGAATGATGTTGTATTCTTGAGCAAGGAGCTTCACTTAGAATGCTCCAGTAATGTTCATAGCTGTACAAATGGGTACAAATGGCTAATTATTATGCACTTCAC
This portion of the Lepisosteus oculatus isolate fLepOcu1 chromosome 15, fLepOcu1.hap2, whole genome shotgun sequence genome encodes:
- the LOC102696476 gene encoding four and a half LIM domains protein 2, yielding MTERFDCHYCKESLFGKKYILREENPYCVKCYESLYSNACEECKKPIGCNSKDLSYKDRHWHEDCFHCFQCKRSLVDKPFSAKDELLLCTECYSNEYSSKCHECKKTIMPGTRKMEHKGNSWHETCFTCHRCQQPIGTKSFIPKDAHNYCVPCYEKQFAMQCVQCKKPITSGGVTYHEQPWHKDCFLCTGCKKQLSGQRFTSRDDFAYCLNCFCNLYAKKCAGCTNPISGLGGSKYISFEERQWHNDCFNCKKCSVSLVGRGFLTERDDILCPECGKDI